The proteins below are encoded in one region of Knoellia sp. S7-12:
- a CDS encoding thymidine phosphorylase encodes MSESHDAVDVITTKRDHRELTDDQIRWVIDAYTRGAVAEEQMSSLAMAVLLNGMNRREIATWTAAMIASGERMDFSSLSRPTADKHSTGGVGDKITLPLAPLVAVFGVAVPQLSGRGLGHTGGTLDKLESIKGWKADLTNEAMLRQLDEVGAVICAAGSGLAPADKKLYALRDVTGTVEAIPLIASSIMSKKIAEGTGALVLDVKVGSGAFMKNREDATELARTMVELGTDADVRTVALLTNMQTPLGLTAGNALEVRESVEVLAGGGPEDVVELTVALAQEMLKAAGRDGDDVAAALKDGRAMDAWRRMIAAQGGDPDAELPVARHTEEVLVPADGVLTQLDAYAVGVAAWRLGAGRARKEDPVQAGAGIELHFKPGATVRGGEKLMTLHTDTPDKFERAKEALQGGFTIAPEGSRPDLLPLVIDRIS; translated from the coding sequence ATGAGCGAGAGTCACGACGCCGTTGACGTCATCACCACGAAGCGCGACCACCGCGAGCTGACCGACGACCAGATCCGCTGGGTCATCGACGCCTACACGCGCGGAGCGGTCGCCGAGGAGCAGATGAGTTCGCTCGCCATGGCCGTCCTCCTCAACGGGATGAACCGTCGTGAGATCGCCACGTGGACTGCCGCGATGATCGCGAGCGGCGAGCGGATGGACTTCTCGTCCCTGTCGCGCCCGACCGCAGACAAGCACTCCACGGGTGGCGTCGGCGACAAGATCACCCTGCCCCTCGCACCGCTGGTCGCAGTCTTCGGCGTGGCCGTCCCGCAGCTCTCGGGCCGCGGACTGGGCCACACCGGTGGCACCCTCGACAAGCTCGAGTCGATCAAGGGGTGGAAGGCCGACCTCACCAACGAGGCGATGCTGCGCCAGCTCGACGAGGTCGGAGCAGTCATCTGTGCAGCCGGCTCCGGGCTCGCCCCCGCCGACAAGAAGCTCTATGCCTTGCGCGACGTCACCGGCACCGTCGAGGCCATCCCGCTCATCGCCAGCTCGATCATGAGCAAGAAGATCGCCGAGGGCACGGGCGCACTGGTCCTCGACGTCAAGGTCGGCTCCGGCGCGTTCATGAAGAACCGCGAGGACGCCACCGAACTCGCCCGCACGATGGTCGAGCTCGGCACCGATGCTGACGTCAGGACCGTGGCACTCCTCACCAACATGCAGACGCCGCTCGGTCTCACTGCCGGCAACGCGCTCGAGGTCCGCGAGTCGGTCGAGGTGCTGGCTGGCGGGGGACCCGAGGACGTCGTCGAGCTCACCGTCGCCCTCGCGCAGGAGATGCTCAAGGCCGCGGGGCGCGACGGTGACGATGTCGCCGCCGCACTCAAGGACGGTCGCGCCATGGATGCGTGGCGCCGCATGATCGCCGCCCAGGGCGGCGACCCGGATGCCGAACTGCCGGTGGCACGGCATACCGAAGAAGTTCTGGTCCCCGCGGACGGTGTGCTCACCCAGCTCGATGCGTATGCCGTGGGGGTCGCAGCGTGGCGGCTCGGTGCGGGTCGCGCGCGCAAGGAGGACCCGGTGCAGGCTGGCGCGGGCATCGAGCTGCACTTCAAGCCCGGCGCGACGGTGCGCGGCGGCGAGAAGCTCATGACGCTCCACACCGACACTCCCGACAAGTTCGAGCGGGCCAAGGAGGCACTCCAGGGCGGCTTCACCATCGCGCCCGAGGGCTCGCGTCCCGACCTGCTGCCCCTCGTCATCGACAGGATCTCCTGA
- a CDS encoding cytidine deaminase has product MSDIDWDALRDRAIEMTKRAYAPYSNYPVGVAGLVDDGRVVAGCNVENAGYGVTLCAECGMVSELHATGGGLLVAVSCVDGRGEALMPCGRCRQLLWENGGAACQIMTPEGVQTMEQVLPQAFGADNLQQRP; this is encoded by the coding sequence ATGAGTGACATCGACTGGGATGCATTGCGCGACAGAGCGATCGAGATGACGAAGCGTGCCTATGCGCCCTACTCCAACTACCCGGTCGGGGTCGCCGGGCTCGTCGATGACGGGCGCGTCGTCGCGGGCTGCAACGTCGAGAACGCTGGCTACGGCGTGACCCTCTGCGCGGAGTGCGGGATGGTCTCCGAGCTGCACGCGACCGGCGGTGGTCTGCTGGTCGCGGTCTCCTGCGTCGACGGTCGCGGAGAAGCCCTCATGCCCTGCGGTCGGTGTCGCCAACTCCTGTGGGAGAACGGCGGTGCCGCCTGCCAGATCATGACCCCTGAGGGCGTCCAGACGATGGAGCAGGTGCTTCCGCAGGCGTTCGGTGCGGACAACCTCCAGCAACGCCCCTGA